CCAACACCACCACCAGGAACAGAATATGAAATCATTAAGTCATCCATACGCCAATCTGACAGGACACGAAACGGCTTCATTAATGCTGCGCTTGGGTGATGCCAATGATCCACTGCTTGCACTAAAATAGACCAATTCTCTTCACCGAGGTGATCATAGCTTTCAAATGGGCCGTGACCTACTTGCCAAATCCCCTCTTTATGGCTAACTAAACGGCTATCAACCTCATCTTCCATCGCCAAACCAGCAAGCTCGTCTGGTGAGATAGGATCAATAAAACGCGCGAACCCTTTTTTGATAAGCAGTGGGCGCTTCTGCCAATGACTGTCGAGAAAACTCTGCCAGTCAAGATTGAGTGTATAGTCCATCTTATTGTCCCTAGTAAAAAAACATCTTAAATAGTATACCTGAAATGGTTTGCAAAGTAGGGGCTAAACGGACTCACATCACAGATTAGCTATCTTCAATCATGGATTGCTGGCGAAATGTGACGGTTAAACGCGCCCCACCGAGAGGGCTGTCACTAATGGTGATAGCCCCATCATATTGATCAATGATATCTACCGCGATGGATAACCCTAACCCTTGGCCGGGGCGAAGTGTATCTGCACGTTGTCCACGAACAAAAATCAGGTCACGCTTGCTTTCAGGAACACCTGGGCCATCATCATCTACAATTAATGTGAGGCTATCTTGCTCAACGATGGCAGTAACCTCTACAAACTCCAAACAATATTTGCAAGCATTTTCCATAATATTGCCCATCACTTCCATGAAATCATTCGGTTGTCCTAGCCAAGTGATTTCTGGGGAAATATCGACGGTAATAGAAACCCCTTTGTGTTGATAAACTTTATGTAGTGCGCTTGCTAAGCTATCTAAGATTGATGGAACAGATGAAATCTCTCTAAGCATTAAGTTTTCATCGCCTTGTGTCGATGCCCGATGCAAATAATAACCAACTTGCTGTGAAATTCGACCAATTTGTTCCAACATGATTGGTTCAGCTTGATCGATATTCATTTGTTTACCTGAACGTAGCAATCGTAGTGTGGATTGTAAAACGGCGAGTGGGGTTTTCAGACTATGGGTTAAATCAGATAACGTCGTGCGGTATTTGCTGTAACGTTTTCGTTCGTTAGTTAACAAGATATTTAAATTACGCACTAAGCCCCTAAGCTCAGAAGGTGGGTTTTCATCAAGGGTATCTCGTTCGCCTTTTTCAAGACTACTGAGCTGAGAAACCAAGGATTTAATTGGACGTAAGCTCCAATAGGCAGCAAGCCATAGTAAGGGAATAACCAAAATAAGGTTAGCCAGTAATACATAACCAAACCATTCCCACACTAACCCTGTGTTTTGTAAATCCTGCGGTAAAGTATCAACGACGACAATAGTTAAAGGAGGAAGGTTCTCACCTGCGGCATATTGATTTACGGAAACGGAATGAGTGAGAGGTTCATCGTCAGTTTCCATTTTATCCAGCTTATTATTATATTCTGGATTGTCATCAAGGAGTTGGCGAGTTTCACGGATATCAGTGTCAATCTCATATAACCCTTCTTTTTTCAGCCAATCGTTACGGATCAGCCGTTCGACACTGGGCACATCGCGTTGGCGCCATAATACTTGTCCTTGTTCATCATAAATAATAACAAGTGTAGGGTTATTCAGCGTAAAATTTGGAGGAACACGGATGTCAATTTTGTTGTTTTGCCACTGAGCTAGGCTGTAAATAAGGTTACTTTGGCTTCGTAGTAGGGTGTAGGTTGTTTTATCAAAGCTAATTAAATAGCCAAGTATGGCCACGATGCCATAGGACAGGGTTAATGCAAGAATAACAGCCGAAGTTGCGCACAAAAACCGAGCACGCAACGAAAGTGGTTTAACTTTAAATTTGCTTAGCCACATATTAGCCATTCACATCAAAACGGTAGCCTTGGCCACGAACCGTTACGATAACTTCATCATCATGAAATTGCTGAATTTTCTTACGTAATCTACCCATTAAAACATCAATGGTATGGCTTTCTCTGAGCTCTGCGTCTGGATAAAGTTGGCGCATTAATGAGTCTTTACTGACAACTTTGCCATTGTTACGTAGTAAGGTTTCAATGATGGTGTATTCAAATGCAGTGAGTTTAACGGCTTCGCCGTTTACGGTGAATTCTTTACGGGATAGGTCAATAACAAAATTACCTAACTCTAATACTTGTGAGGCTAACCCGCTGTTTCTGCGCATTAATGCCTGCATACGCGCCACAAGCTCTTCCAGTTGAAAAGGTTTGGTGACGTAGTCATCTGCACCACTATTCAAAGCTTGGACTTTTTCTTGCCAACTTTCACGAGCAGTCAGTACTAAGAGGGGGATATTCACATGATTACTGCGCCAACGTTTGATCATTGATAGACCATCTTCATCGGGTAAGCCTAGATCGACAACGGCGATGTCAGGGCAGCTTTCATGCAAAAAATAATCTGCTTCTTTTGCGTCTTCAGCGGAATCAACCTGATGACCCAGTTCTTTAAGTTGAACTGTTAAGTGATGACGAAGTAACGCATTGTCTTCGACGATAAGAATACGCATCTGAAACCCTCATAGTAAAAAGAGATAGTGTCTGCCAAGATGATAGTAGCACTAGAACTGCAATGGTAAAAAGAGATCTCAGCCGCGA
The window above is part of the Providencia sp. R33 genome. Proteins encoded here:
- the phoQ gene encoding two-component system sensor histidine kinase PhoQ; amino-acid sequence: MWLSKFKVKPLSLRARFLCATSAVILALTLSYGIVAILGYLISFDKTTYTLLRSQSNLIYSLAQWQNNKIDIRVPPNFTLNNPTLVIIYDEQGQVLWRQRDVPSVERLIRNDWLKKEGLYEIDTDIRETRQLLDDNPEYNNKLDKMETDDEPLTHSVSVNQYAAGENLPPLTIVVVDTLPQDLQNTGLVWEWFGYVLLANLILVIPLLWLAAYWSLRPIKSLVSQLSSLEKGERDTLDENPPSELRGLVRNLNILLTNERKRYSKYRTTLSDLTHSLKTPLAVLQSTLRLLRSGKQMNIDQAEPIMLEQIGRISQQVGYYLHRASTQGDENLMLREISSVPSILDSLASALHKVYQHKGVSITVDISPEITWLGQPNDFMEVMGNIMENACKYCLEFVEVTAIVEQDSLTLIVDDDGPGVPESKRDLIFVRGQRADTLRPGQGLGLSIAVDIIDQYDGAITISDSPLGGARLTVTFRQQSMIEDS
- the phoP gene encoding two-component system response regulator PhoP, yielding MRILIVEDNALLRHHLTVQLKELGHQVDSAEDAKEADYFLHESCPDIAVVDLGLPDEDGLSMIKRWRSNHVNIPLLVLTARESWQEKVQALNSGADDYVTKPFQLEELVARMQALMRRNSGLASQVLELGNFVIDLSRKEFTVNGEAVKLTAFEYTIIETLLRNNGKVVSKDSLMRQLYPDAELRESHTIDVLMGRLRKKIQQFHDDEVIVTVRGQGYRFDVNG